The following coding sequences lie in one Pseudorasbora parva isolate DD20220531a chromosome 18, ASM2467924v1, whole genome shotgun sequence genomic window:
- the mrps2 gene encoding 28S ribosomal protein S2, mitochondrial, translated as MCCVRRTVFIRPKRCMEHHYPQSFALFRKLSGRSSNGNMAAGVLTRVTQVLRGPRLVAAVFSCHGQTFSSAAAAVKSTPAARDTAATEKIQNFPLTQPDYFRLSELFTIKDLFEARVHLGHKKGCRHRLMEPYLFGSRLDVDIIDLEQTAEHLQRALNFTAHVAYRGGIVLFVSRRRQFGHLVEATARECGEYAHTRYWKGGLLTNAPIQYSPGVRLPDLIVFFSTLNNVFQQHVGIRDAAKMNIPTVGIVDSNCNPSLITYPVPGNDDTPAAVEMYCRLFKMTVNRAKDKRRQMELLKGISASV; from the exons ATGTGTTGTGTAAGGCGAACGGTTTTTATTAGACCAAAGCGCTGTATGGAACATCACTATCCACAATCCTTTGCGCTTTTTCGCAAGCTCAGTGGGCGGAGCTCGAACGGAAACATGGCAGCGGGCGTCTTAACTAGAG TAACGCAGGTTCTCCGGGGCCCTCGGTTGGTCGCTGCTGTGTTCTCATGTCACGGACAGACATTCAGCTCCGCAGCGGCTGCAGTCAAATCAACTCCTGCAGCGAGAGACACCg CTGCTACAGAGAAAATCCAGAACTTCCCACTAACTCAACCAGACTATTTCCGCTTGTCTGAGCTCTTCACCATAAAGGACCTGTTTGAGGCCCGTGTCCATCTTGGACACAAGAAAGGCTGCCGACATAG GCTGATGGAGCCGTATCTGTTCGGCTCTCGTCTGGATGTTGACATCATTGATCTGGAACAGACGGCAGAACACCTCCAGCGGGCGCTGAACTTCACAGCTCACGTGGCGTACCGCGGAGGCATCGTCCTGTTCGTCAGCCGCAGACGGCAGTTCGGCCACCTGGTGGAGGCGACGGCGAGGGAGTGCGGCGAATACGCTCACACGCGCTACTGGAAGGGAGGACTGCTCACCAACGCCCCAATCCAGTACAGCCCCGGCGTGCGACTTCCGGACCTCATCGTCTTCTTCTCCACGCTCAATAATGTTTTCCAGCAGCACGTCGGCATCCGGGACGCAGCCAAAATGAATATTCCCACGGTCGGGATTGTGGACTCTAATTGTAACCCCAGCCTCATCACGTACCCAGTGCCAGGCAACGATGACACTCCCGCTGCGGTGGAGATGTACTGCCGGCTATTCAAAATGACAG